A window from Armatimonadota bacterium encodes these proteins:
- a CDS encoding BlaI/MecI/CopY family transcriptional regulator, which yields MGRQPIGDHELEVLQYVSDHAPITVREVTEHYGKPRGLARTTILTVMERLRKKKYIRREKIEDTYHYSPCMPKRELLRGLLEDFTQRVLGGSVQPLVAYLAQDAQLNEEELDKLQDIINTKRHQPKEEDVQ from the coding sequence ATGGGCAGACAGCCGATTGGAGACCATGAGTTGGAGGTCCTGCAGTATGTCAGCGATCATGCGCCTATTACCGTCAGAGAAGTTACCGAGCATTACGGCAAACCGCGAGGGCTGGCAAGAACAACAATCCTTACCGTTATGGAACGCCTGCGCAAGAAAAAATATATAAGACGCGAAAAAATAGAGGATACATATCATTACTCGCCATGTATGCCAAAGCGCGAGTTATTGAGAGGCCTGCTGGAAGACTTCACCCAGCGTGTGTTGGGCGGGTCTGTCCAGCCACTGGTAGCCTACCTAGCCCAGGACGCTCAACTGAACGAAGAAGAGCTGGACAAACTGCAAGACATCATCAATACAAAGAGACATCAGCCAAAGGAGGAGGACGTGCAATGA
- a CDS encoding M56 family metallopeptidase, with amino-acid sequence MSSAILKCISDAWMDAAWKILWQGSLSIVIIWGICRLWTKMPPFFKSWLWRLVYLKLLITFVCIAPLQVPIPASALSKPTVAVKSVPLTQPKQAKDINIMFQAPTPAHKTVPLHHDAKLPIFSVLPDILMAVWLVGVLLWARRLLRELNTVRILSSECIPIDDERILSDMAQLCARLGIRRIPKLMMHHTCGPMLVGLCHQTIILPDRVLKQMSKDDLRPAIAHELAHLKRHDLQWNMVASITQGLCFFNPLIGLSRREFALTQEMACDAISIETIELGSEYYSKTLLAIIRNCVSSRPTIAAAGVGESYHALERRLIEMSRSIVLSKRNKIIFVTALIVLAIAILVPWKARMQAQNNIHIVYKSVWSRPALPKEYVDNHIAGMHKELLRQWGPKWTNGMSYTEKVFKADWKKRYKSQANEVGHAEYWGTPTKMVWVYDRFGGSYFTSYNGKYVFQGQQVYGLRPHQKDEGSGYLLVSDLDRGRLEEAVPYLGFVQPGLLFYNAKRQMTPDASGWEERARLGPEYVYHYNHLRQPVSLELRMGRIVHERYEFSNYVRFQGIDYPKTVVQTRYLFDGGKPCVFEVTTYKAISIDNKPLSKSFDVERPPKGVRVQDLRHEFTSDPGRGLNYTYKDIRHTVTETSAILAAKKNKR; translated from the coding sequence ATGAGCAGTGCGATATTGAAATGCATCAGCGACGCCTGGATGGACGCGGCTTGGAAGATATTGTGGCAGGGTTCTCTATCAATTGTCATCATCTGGGGCATATGCAGGTTGTGGACTAAAATGCCGCCTTTTTTCAAAAGCTGGCTTTGGCGACTGGTCTATCTAAAATTGCTGATTACATTTGTCTGCATTGCGCCTTTGCAGGTGCCAATCCCGGCGTCTGCTCTCTCGAAACCCACGGTTGCGGTAAAGAGTGTGCCATTGACACAACCAAAGCAGGCAAAAGACATCAACATAATGTTTCAGGCTCCGACGCCTGCCCATAAAACTGTTCCATTACATCATGACGCCAAGCTTCCAATATTTTCCGTGTTGCCGGACATTCTGATGGCGGTTTGGCTGGTAGGAGTATTGTTGTGGGCTCGACGATTACTTCGAGAATTGAATACGGTTCGCATTCTGTCGAGTGAGTGTATTCCGATAGATGATGAGCGCATTCTGTCTGACATGGCGCAGTTGTGCGCGCGACTTGGCATTCGTCGAATCCCGAAATTGATGATGCATCACACTTGCGGGCCAATGCTGGTCGGGCTGTGTCACCAGACAATTATTCTGCCTGATCGTGTTCTGAAGCAGATGAGTAAGGACGATTTGAGACCGGCCATTGCGCACGAACTTGCACACCTGAAACGCCATGATTTACAGTGGAATATGGTGGCTTCGATAACACAGGGACTCTGCTTCTTTAACCCATTGATAGGATTGTCGCGCCGCGAGTTCGCCTTAACACAGGAGATGGCATGCGATGCTATCTCTATTGAGACTATAGAATTGGGATCGGAATATTATAGCAAAACACTCCTTGCGATAATCCGGAATTGTGTGTCGAGCCGCCCGACAATTGCTGCCGCCGGAGTTGGAGAATCATATCACGCTCTTGAGAGGAGATTGATTGAAATGAGCCGGAGTATTGTTCTGTCCAAACGCAACAAGATAATTTTCGTAACTGCACTGATCGTGCTTGCGATAGCGATCCTGGTGCCGTGGAAAGCCAGGATGCAAGCGCAAAACAACATACATATTGTATATAAGTCGGTATGGTCCAGACCTGCGCTGCCTAAGGAATACGTCGACAATCATATTGCAGGCATGCACAAAGAGTTGCTGAGGCAATGGGGGCCTAAATGGACAAATGGAATGAGTTATACCGAAAAGGTGTTCAAGGCTGATTGGAAAAAACGTTATAAGTCTCAAGCTAACGAGGTGGGACATGCGGAGTATTGGGGAACGCCAACAAAAATGGTGTGGGTGTATGATCGCTTCGGCGGCAGTTACTTTACCTCATACAACGGTAAATACGTGTTCCAGGGGCAACAAGTATATGGATTGCGCCCTCATCAAAAAGACGAAGGTAGCGGATATCTCCTTGTCAGTGACCTTGACAGAGGACGCCTTGAAGAGGCCGTTCCGTATCTGGGTTTCGTTCAGCCCGGCCTATTATTTTATAATGCAAAAAGACAGATGACCCCGGATGCCTCCGGTTGGGAAGAACGCGCTAGACTGGGCCCGGAGTATGTTTATCATTACAATCATCTGCGGCAACCAGTATCTCTTGAATTGCGTATGGGTCGGATTGTTCATGAAAGGTATGAGTTCAGCAATTATGTCAGATTCCAGGGTATCGACTATCCCAAGACTGTCGTTCAAACTCGTTATCTGTTTGATGGAGGCAAACCATGCGTTTTTGAAGTTACAACATACAAAGCAATATCAATTGATAACAAGCCCTTGAGCAAGAGCTTTGACGTTGAACGTCCACCGAAGGGCGTGCGAGTTCAGGATTTGCGCCACGAATTTACCAGTGATCCTGGCCGTGGGCTCAATTACACATACAAAGACATCAGACACACGGTAACTGAAACAAGCGCGATACTGGCTGCTAAGAAAAATAAACGGTAA
- a CDS encoding metal-dependent transcriptional regulator, with protein MADNRVSLSRSMEDYLEAIYNLKIKNQVARIKDIAHQMEVKMPSATEAIRSLVSKGFVKHEPYENVELTDQGLHIARDIVHRHSAVKDFLVGVLGLNDNDAEEEACGIEHAIRPDTLERLLKFAEFVRACDDNQSLRLAHFQHYMKHGAYPDDCDLCRAIRNGHGHHHGRSKHAGIITTTKLSDLSPGSKGRIAFVSGHGPIRRRLMEMGVTSDADFEVIRAAPFGDPIEIRIRGYNLSLRKSEAEHVEVQL; from the coding sequence ATGGCAGATAACCGCGTTTCGCTCTCACGCTCTATGGAAGACTACCTTGAAGCGATCTACAACCTCAAGATCAAAAATCAAGTGGCACGCATTAAAGATATTGCTCACCAGATGGAAGTCAAAATGCCATCCGCCACAGAAGCGATCCGCTCACTCGTCTCAAAAGGTTTCGTAAAGCACGAGCCGTACGAAAATGTCGAGCTTACCGACCAGGGACTGCACATAGCCAGAGACATAGTACACAGACACAGCGCGGTCAAGGATTTCTTGGTAGGCGTGCTTGGTTTGAACGACAATGACGCCGAGGAAGAAGCATGCGGAATCGAGCATGCCATCCGGCCCGATACTCTGGAGAGGCTGCTCAAGTTTGCGGAGTTTGTGCGAGCATGCGATGATAATCAATCCCTCAGACTGGCTCATTTCCAGCATTACATGAAACACGGAGCATACCCCGATGACTGCGACTTGTGCCGCGCCATTCGCAATGGTCACGGTCATCATCATGGAAGAAGTAAGCACGCGGGTATCATCACAACAACAAAGCTTAGCGACCTCAGCCCAGGCTCAAAGGGACGGATTGCGTTTGTGTCGGGCCACGGGCCTATCAGAAGACGGCTTATGGAGATGGGCGTAACATCCGATGCCGACTTTGAAGTAATCCGGGCAGCCCCATTCGGTGATCCGATAGAAATCAGGATACGGGGTTACAATTTGAGCCTGCGAAAGAGCGAAGCTGAGCACGTCGAAGTCCAGTTATGA
- the feoB gene encoding ferrous iron transport protein B: MKDTTQEKEIVVALAGNPNSGKTTVFNELTGAHQHVGNWPGVTVERKEGVIHKHGHTLRIVDLPGTYSLAARSQEEVVARDFLIENHVDVIVNVVDAGNLERNLYLTTQLLELGIPMVVALNMIDMAERHGHKIHLKKFSELLGAAVVPTVAHRGEGLDAIIDQAITQSQCSICDPPRSARHNPEVELEISKLQDRLALIPNSSVPTRWILIKALEGDQTAKDRLAKCSKKGEDAIAEVEKTRRHLEAHFGDDLEAIITDGRYGFIGGLLREAVTHTDTHDVTTTDKIDNIVLNRILGIPIFLVLMWLTFKLTFNIGGIFSGYIDHGVTALSAWASAALPPGPLSSLIVHGVIAGVGGVIVFVPNIIIIFIIISILEGSGYMARAAFLMDRSMHMFGLHGKSFIPMLMGFGCNVPAVMATRTLETYEDRILTILISPLMSCTARLPIYILFTGAFFSQSGAWVIFSIYALGVILAVVSGKIFRKTLFSKSASPFVMELPPYRLPTLKGTMIHVWERTSLFVNKAGTVVLAASVIIWLMGSMPWGVEFGSAKSVVGHVGRALEPLVRPLGLDWRAAVALLMGLGAKEVVVGTLGVLFGFGHGVGGEKGLQNAISHAFTPVTACTFMVLSLIYIPCIATIATIKRETNSWKWTFFSIGYSLALAYVMGFAVYRLGLMLGFK; the protein is encoded by the coding sequence TTGAAAGATACAACACAGGAAAAAGAAATAGTAGTCGCGCTTGCTGGAAACCCGAACTCAGGCAAGACGACTGTCTTTAACGAGCTGACGGGCGCGCATCAACACGTAGGAAACTGGCCGGGAGTCACGGTAGAGCGCAAAGAGGGAGTCATCCACAAGCACGGTCATACTCTCAGGATCGTCGACCTGCCCGGCACATACAGCCTTGCGGCAAGATCGCAGGAAGAAGTTGTCGCGCGAGACTTCTTGATCGAAAACCATGTGGATGTGATTGTGAATGTGGTCGACGCTGGAAACCTCGAACGCAATCTCTACCTCACAACTCAGCTCCTCGAACTCGGAATTCCGATGGTAGTTGCGCTCAACATGATCGACATGGCAGAGCGACACGGCCATAAAATCCACCTGAAGAAGTTCTCTGAGCTTTTAGGCGCGGCGGTGGTACCGACTGTCGCTCACAGGGGTGAAGGACTGGACGCAATTATCGACCAAGCCATCACTCAGTCGCAGTGCAGTATTTGTGACCCGCCCAGAAGCGCGCGGCATAACCCCGAGGTCGAACTTGAGATCAGCAAATTGCAGGACAGACTCGCACTTATCCCCAACAGCTCTGTCCCGACTCGGTGGATTCTTATTAAAGCTCTGGAGGGCGACCAGACCGCAAAGGACCGGCTCGCCAAGTGCTCGAAAAAAGGCGAGGATGCCATAGCAGAAGTCGAGAAAACCCGGCGTCATCTGGAAGCGCACTTTGGTGATGACCTGGAAGCGATAATAACCGACGGCAGATACGGCTTTATAGGAGGTCTGCTGCGAGAGGCCGTAACGCATACGGACACGCACGATGTCACGACGACCGACAAGATCGACAACATAGTGCTTAATCGTATTCTCGGCATCCCCATCTTCCTGGTCCTTATGTGGCTGACATTCAAGCTGACATTCAATATCGGCGGGATATTTTCGGGCTATATCGACCATGGTGTAACCGCACTGAGCGCATGGGCATCCGCCGCTCTGCCGCCCGGACCGCTCTCGTCACTCATCGTGCATGGCGTGATCGCAGGTGTCGGCGGGGTTATCGTATTCGTGCCAAATATCATAATCATATTCATTATCATATCCATACTCGAAGGCTCAGGCTACATGGCGCGCGCGGCGTTTCTGATGGACAGATCGATGCACATGTTCGGCCTGCACGGCAAGTCTTTCATACCAATGCTGATGGGCTTCGGCTGTAACGTACCGGCAGTAATGGCAACCCGGACCCTGGAGACCTACGAGGATCGAATCCTCACCATACTTATCAGTCCGCTGATGTCCTGCACTGCCCGTCTGCCGATCTACATACTTTTTACGGGCGCATTCTTCTCACAAAGCGGCGCCTGGGTGATCTTTTCCATATACGCCCTCGGTGTGATCCTCGCTGTGGTATCAGGCAAGATATTCAGAAAGACACTGTTCTCAAAATCGGCGTCACCGTTTGTAATGGAACTGCCCCCGTACAGACTCCCTACGCTCAAAGGAACTATGATCCACGTTTGGGAGCGCACTTCGCTGTTTGTAAACAAGGCCGGGACTGTCGTTCTCGCAGCATCGGTAATTATCTGGCTGATGGGGTCAATGCCGTGGGGAGTGGAGTTCGGCAGCGCAAAGAGTGTGGTCGGGCATGTTGGCCGCGCGCTGGAGCCTCTGGTGCGGCCATTAGGTCTAGATTGGAGAGCAGCCGTAGCCCTGCTGATGGGTCTGGGCGCGAAGGAAGTCGTGGTAGGCACTCTGGGTGTTCTTTTTGGCTTCGGACACGGCGTGGGCGGAGAGAAGGGCCTGCAAAACGCGATCAGCCACGCATTCACACCGGTTACGGCATGCACGTTTATGGTATTGAGCCTGATCTACATACCCTGTATCGCCACCATAGCGACCATCAAGCGTGAGACCAACTCCTGGAAGTGGACATTCTTCTCCATCGGCTATTCACTGGCTCTGGCATATGTGATGGGCTTTGCCGTATATAGACTCGGGTTAATGTTGGGGTTCAAATGA
- a CDS encoding DUF1835 domain-containing protein, producing the protein MTKSLPARPSLENLKKQAKTLLKSHDSGDPGVCTILRHLNCFSSLSDQEILSAKLSLTLAQYALAMDYGFASWNALKDAVIVKQDERRFLHLQCGDISAESLRRSGVPGLVRVWYDAFCEGPVPDVPIDDAWFKLRSDTFIDWFDNPENAAASFRNLYNQLDEYPDYEEVVLWFDACLFDQTILVHHLDWFSHRDMGNTKLSLICIGEYPGMPRFKGLGELRPDQMASLLDTRHEVTRRELDLGREAWRAYRSGDPTAIEDFLSQDTSALPYIASAFKRHLQRFPSVRNGLGREQQASLEVISQGYHKYSDVFWHVSDMEDPPYFGDIMLFNRLEPLANGPSPLIKIEGLENIPSRRKQWPVGKLSLYLTDMGRDVLDGRADWVHINGIDQWLGGVHLSGVESAWRWDEENKKLVSRPALFCP; encoded by the coding sequence ATGACCAAATCATTACCCGCAAGGCCCAGCCTTGAGAATCTCAAGAAGCAGGCGAAAACACTTCTCAAATCCCACGACTCAGGCGACCCGGGAGTATGCACGATACTTCGGCACCTGAACTGCTTTTCCAGCCTTTCGGATCAGGAGATATTGAGCGCAAAACTGTCGCTTACCCTGGCGCAGTATGCCCTTGCTATGGATTACGGATTTGCAAGCTGGAACGCGCTGAAAGACGCTGTTATAGTCAAACAAGATGAAAGGCGGTTCCTGCATCTCCAGTGCGGCGACATTTCGGCGGAGAGCCTGAGAAGAAGCGGCGTGCCTGGCCTGGTAAGAGTCTGGTATGACGCTTTTTGCGAAGGACCAGTGCCCGACGTTCCAATCGATGATGCGTGGTTCAAACTTCGCTCAGATACATTCATAGACTGGTTCGACAATCCTGAGAATGCCGCCGCGAGTTTCCGCAATTTGTACAACCAACTCGATGAGTATCCAGACTATGAAGAGGTGGTATTGTGGTTTGACGCGTGCCTGTTCGATCAGACGATATTGGTCCATCACCTGGACTGGTTTTCGCATCGTGATATGGGTAATACGAAGCTGAGCCTGATTTGTATTGGTGAGTATCCCGGCATGCCGAGGTTTAAGGGGTTGGGGGAACTCAGACCTGACCAGATGGCTTCATTACTGGATACAAGGCACGAGGTGACCAGACGTGAGTTGGACCTTGGCCGAGAGGCATGGAGAGCATATCGCTCAGGCGACCCGACTGCGATAGAGGACTTCCTGTCGCAAGACACATCCGCGCTTCCATACATAGCCTCTGCGTTCAAGCGTCACCTGCAGAGGTTTCCATCGGTGCGCAATGGCCTTGGCCGCGAACAGCAGGCATCCCTTGAGGTAATATCACAGGGTTATCATAAATATAGTGATGTGTTTTGGCATGTATCCGATATGGAAGACCCGCCGTACTTTGGCGATATCATGCTGTTCAATCGTCTCGAACCACTGGCAAATGGGCCCAGTCCTTTGATAAAAATTGAGGGATTGGAGAATATACCCAGCCGTCGTAAGCAATGGCCCGTAGGCAAGTTGAGCCTGTATCTAACCGATATGGGACGCGATGTGCTCGACGGAAGAGCCGACTGGGTTCATATTAACGGCATCGACCAGTGGCTTGGTGGGGTTCATTTATCCGGCGTGGAGTCTGCATGGCGGTGGGACGAAGAGAATAAAAAGCTGGTTAGTCGGCCTGCTTTGTTTTGTCCTTGA